A segment of the Nitrospiraceae bacterium genome:
AGATGGCTCACCAGTCCGTCGTGCTGGCCTAAGGTGGCGCGCATCCCGCATGGCCGTTTCCTGCGAGCATTATGAAACTACTCAGCGCCGAGTTTATCAAAAGTTCCGTCTCTCCAGAACAGTTTCCTGCCGAGGGGTTGCCGGAAATCGCCTTCGTGGGACGCTCTAATGTCGGCAAGTCGTCGCTGATCAATTCCCTGCTGCATCGGAAAAAGTTGGCGAAGGTCAGCAAGACGCCGGGTAAAACGCGGGCCGTCAACTTTTTCACTGTTCGTACATCCGACCAGAAGCTGCCGCTCTTGTCCCTGGTGGACTTGCCTGGATACGGCTATGCCAAGGTCTCCAAGGCCACGCGCGCGCAATGGGGGCCGATGATCGAACAATATCTTGAGCAGCGGCAATCGCTCGGCACGGTGATTCTGTTGATCGAGTCGCGCGTCTGGATGCCGCAAGATGTCATGACGATCCAGTGGGTGCAGTCCCTCGGCTGCGGCCTCATCATCGTACTGACCAAGGCCGATAAGTTGCGGCAGAGCGAGCGGAAGCCAACGCTTACCAAAGTGCGCGTTGCCTGCGGACTGCCGGCGGAGGTGCCGGTTATTCTGTATTCGGCCGAAACCCACGAGGGACGGGACGCGTTATGGGGCGAGATACGCGCGCAGTTTAATGGACTGCGGAAACACGAGTGTGGCACGAGAGAACTTTGATAGCGCGCAGATGTGATATCGCAAAAGAACACGACCGCAGGATGCTCAAAAAGACCGTCCTCTTCGTTCGTCGATCGTGAAACGTCGTTCGTCTTTCGTTGCAGAATCGGCTGCGACGTTCTTGCGAGATACGCTTCACGATTCACGCTTCACGGATCCGGACAGCGAGGCGAGAACGCTGCTGGCGGACTTTTTCAGCATCCTG
Coding sequences within it:
- the yihA gene encoding ribosome biogenesis GTP-binding protein YihA/YsxC — translated: MKLLSAEFIKSSVSPEQFPAEGLPEIAFVGRSNVGKSSLINSLLHRKKLAKVSKTPGKTRAVNFFTVRTSDQKLPLLSLVDLPGYGYAKVSKATRAQWGPMIEQYLEQRQSLGTVILLIESRVWMPQDVMTIQWVQSLGCGLIIVLTKADKLRQSERKPTLTKVRVACGLPAEVPVILYSAETHEGRDALWGEIRAQFNGLRKHECGTREL